The proteins below come from a single Bactrocera dorsalis isolate Fly_Bdor chromosome 5, ASM2337382v1, whole genome shotgun sequence genomic window:
- the LOC105227854 gene encoding uncharacterized protein LOC105227854 codes for MSSRLAVITFIFNLLLFAEFTRFTSGITQLSFRSVNSRFNTRYFSNFTTQLVNGTVFNDCQLIERLDPGVRCHLEFQLRIANSKIYQSLFDFDIDVCGTIIALKDHFLKSWYRSLLKYGNFMENCPFHPDHYYLNGWQLDPALFPKYLYPGDYKIIAFIYNGQYKKKNMDFVLELQLEATVL; via the exons ATGAGTTCAAGACTTGCAGTaatcacttttattttcaatttattgctgTTTGCAGAGTTCACGCGATTTACAAGTGGC ATCACGCAATTGTCTTTCAGGTCGGTAAATTCGCGCTTCAACACGCGCTATTTCTCGAACTTCACCACGCAGCTCGTTAACGGCACGGTCTTTAATGACTGCCAACTCATTGAACGTTTGGATCCCGGCGTACGCTGTCATTTGGAATTTCAACTGCGCATTGCTAATTCTAAGATTTATCAGTCACTTTTCGATTTTGATATCGATGTTTGTGGCACGATAATAGCGCTTAAAGATCACTTTCTTAAGAGTTGGTATCGCAGCCTTCTGAAGTACGGTAATTTTATGGAGAATTGTCCGTTTCATCCCGATCATTACTATTTGAATGGTTGGCAATTGGACCCGGCATTGTTTCCTAAATATCTTTATCCTGGTGATTACAAAATCAtcgcatttatttataatggacagtataaaaagaaaaatatggaTTTCGTGTTGGAACTTCAGTTGGAAGCCACTGTGCTGTGA